A part of Fundulus heteroclitus isolate FHET01 chromosome 23, MU-UCD_Fhet_4.1, whole genome shotgun sequence genomic DNA contains:
- the csf1ra gene encoding macrophage colony-stimulating factor 1 receptor 1 isoform X2 — protein MMQPHLTLLLALAASAASVEWRRPIIKVNSKVVTGSEVMVRAGRPLDLRCEGDGPVSWQPRLPKHRRFVSRGSGNVRTFKVDRPSAEFTGTYKCFYTAGPKSSDFASSLHVYVKDPQRVFWTSSISLRVVRKEGEDFLLPCLLTDPSATDLGLRMDNGTTVPPGMNYTVDKHRGILIHSLHPSFNADYVCTAKINGVERTSKAFSVNVIQKLRFPPYVFLETDEYVRIVGEEIKIRCTTHNPNFNYNVTWKYTTKTKPTIEETVRSNGENRLDIQSILTISAVDLADTGNISCIGTNEAGVNSTTTYLLVVDKPYIRLLPQLSPKLAPKGLSVVVNEGEDLELSLLIEAYPHITEHRWLTPTSPNTPTQEHKFIRYNNRYHATLQLKRLNIQEQGQYTFYAKSDLANASISFQVQMYQRPNAVVRWENVTTLTCTSFGYPAPRIIWYQCMGIRPTCNENTSGLQLAIPLQAPTVEVQREEYGAVEVESVLTVGPSSQRMTVECVAFNLVGVSRDTLAMEVSDKLFNTTLSGAAGILAIFLLLLVILLYKYKQKPRYEIRWKIIEARDGNNYTFIDPTQLPYNEKWEFPRDKLKLGKILGAGAFGKVVEATAYGLGKEDNVMRVAVKMLKACAHSDEKEALMSELKILSHLGHHKHIVNLLGACTYGGPVLVITEYCSLGDLLNFLRQKAETFVNFVMNIPDIEESSIDYKNICIQKQFIRSDSGISSVASSSYLEMRPSQLPNVEQPRVSCPETECEETGDWPLDIDDLLRFSLQVAQGLDFLAAKNCIHRDVAARNVLLTSRREAKICDFGLARDIMNDSNYVVKGNARLPVKWMAPESIFDCVYTVQSDVWSYGILLWEIFSLGQSPYPSMAVDSRFYKMVKRGYQMSQPDFAPLEM, from the exons ATGATGCAGCCCCACCTCACGCTGTTGCTGGCGCTCGCGGCCTCTGCAGCTTCAG TGGAATGGAGGCGCCCCATAATCAAAGTCAATTCCAAGGTGGTGACAGGCTCTGAGGTGATGGTTAGGGCCGGGAGGCCTCTGGATCTGAGGTGTGAGGGCGACGGACCTGTAAGCTGGCAACCCAGGCTGCCCAAGCACAGGCGCTTTGTGTCCCGAGGAAGCGGGAACGTCCGCACGTTCAAGGTGGATCGCCCTTCGGCAGAATTCACTGGAACTTACAAGTGCTTCTACACTGCTGGGCCCAAATCCAGTGACTTTGCCTCCTCGTTGCATGTGTACGTGAAAG ACCCTCAGCGAGTGTTCTGGACTAGCAGCATATCTCTGCGTGTAGTGAGGAAGGAGGGTGAGGACTTCCTGCTGCCCTGTCTGCTAACAGACCCTTCGGCCACTGATCTGGGCCTCCGTATGGACAACGGCACCACTGTGCCACCGGGAATGAACTACACTGTGGACAAACACCGTGGCATCCTCATCCACAGCCTCCACCCGAGCTTCAATGCTGACTATGTCTGCACGGCTAAGATCAATGGAGTGGAAAGGACCTCCAAGGCCTTTTCCGTCAACGTCATTCAGA AGCTTCGCTTCCCTCCGTATGTCTTCTTGGAGACAGATGAATACGTCCGGATAGTTGGGGAAGAAATTAAGATTCGCTGCACGACGCACAACCCCAACTTCAACTACAATGTCACGTGGAAATATACCACCAAAACG AAGCCAACAATAGAGGAGACAGTTCGCTCCAATGGAGAGAATCGTCTGGACATCCAGAGCATCCTTACCATCTCTGCTGTGGACCTCGCAGACACAGGAAACATATCCTGCATTGGTACTAACGAAGCTGGGGTGAACAGTACAACCACATACCTGCTGGTTGTgg ACAAGCCCTACATCAGGCTGCTGCCCCAGCTCTCACCCAAACTGGCCCCCAAGGGGCTTTCTGTTGTGGTGAACGAGGGAGAAGACCTGGAGCTCAGCTTGCTGATCGAAGCCTACCCTCATATTACCGAGCACCGATGGCTGACTCCAACATCACCCAACACACCCACACAGGAGCACAAGTTCATCCGATACAACAACAG ATACCACGCGACTCTGCAGCTGAAGAGATTGAACATACAGGAGCAAGGACAATATACTTTCTATGCAAAGAGTGATTTGGCCAACGCATCCATCTCGTTTCAAGTCCAAATGTATC AGAGACCCAATGCGGTCGTTAGATGGGAAAATGTAACCACTCTGACTTGCACCTCATTCGGCTATCCCGCTCCAAGGATCATTTGGTATCAGTGCATGGGAATACGACCCAC GTGCAATGAGAACACCTCAGGCTTGCAGCTGGCCATCCCTCTCCAGGCTCCCACTGTGGAAGTCCAGAGGGAGGAGTACGGAGCTGTGGAGGTGGAGAGTGTCCTCACAGTTGGACCGTCCAGCCAGAGGATGACGGTGGAGTGCGTAGCTTTCAACCTTGTAGGCGTGAGCCGAGACACGCTTGCCATGGAGGTGTCTG ACAAGCTCTTTAACACCACCTTGAGTGGAGCTGCAGGAATTCTGGCAATCTTCCTGCTTCTGTTGGTTATTCTACTTTACAAATATAAGCag AAACCCCGCTATGAAATCCGCTGGAAGATCATAGAGGCGAGGGATGGCAACAATTACACATTTATTGACCCCACGCAGCTGCCATACAACGAGAAGTGGGAGTTTCCAAGAGACAAGCTCAAACTAG GAAAGATTTTGGGTGCGGGTGcatttggaaaagttgttgaagCAACGGCTTACGGTCTAGGAAAGGAGGACAACGTCATGCGCGTGgctgtgaaaatgttaaaag CCTGTGCCCATTCAGATGAGAAGGAGGCCTTAATGTCTGAGCTGAAGATCCTGAGCCACTTGGGGCACCACAAACACATAGTCAATCTGCTCGGGGCCTGTACTTATGGAG GACCGGTGCTTGTGATCACAGAGTACTGCAGCCTCGGCGACCTTCTGAACTTCCTGCGCCAGAAGGCGGAGACTTTCGTAAACTTCGTCATGAACATTCCCGACATCGAGGAGAGCTCGATTGattataaaaacatttgcattcaGAAGCAGTTTATCAGAAG TGACAGTGGGATCTCCAGCGTGGCGTCAAGCAGTTACCTGGAGATGAGACCCAGTCAGCTGCCAAATGTAGAGCAACCTCGAG TTTCTTGTCCAGAAACAGAGTGCGAGGAGACTGGTGACTGGCCGCTGGACATAGACGACCTGCTGAGATTCTCCCTTCAAGTCGCGCAGGGCCTTGACTTTCTTGCTGCAAAAAAT TGTATCCACAGAGACGTCGCCGCCAGGAACGTCCTCCTGACCAGCCGCAGAGAGGCAAAGATTTGTGACTTCGGCTTGGCCCGAGACATAATGAATGACTCCAACTACGTCGTGAAGGGCAAC gCCCGTCTGCCTGTGAAGTGGATGGCCCCAGAGAGCATCTTTGACTGTGTCTACACTGTGCAGAGTGACGTCTGGTCCTACGGCATCCTCTTATGGGAGATTTTCTCTTTGG gcCAGAGTCCGTATCCCAGCATGGCTGTGGACTCGAGGTTCTACAAGATGGTGAAGCGCGGCTATCAGATGTCCCAGCCCGACTTTGCTCCACTTGAAATGTAA
- the csf1ra gene encoding macrophage colony-stimulating factor 1 receptor 1 isoform X1, whose protein sequence is MMQPHLTLLLALAASAASVEWRRPIIKVNSKVVTGSEVMVRAGRPLDLRCEGDGPVSWQPRLPKHRRFVSRGSGNVRTFKVDRPSAEFTGTYKCFYTAGPKSSDFASSLHVYVKDPQRVFWTSSISLRVVRKEGEDFLLPCLLTDPSATDLGLRMDNGTTVPPGMNYTVDKHRGILIHSLHPSFNADYVCTAKINGVERTSKAFSVNVIQKLRFPPYVFLETDEYVRIVGEEIKIRCTTHNPNFNYNVTWKYTTKTKPTIEETVRSNGENRLDIQSILTISAVDLADTGNISCIGTNEAGVNSTTTYLLVVDKPYIRLLPQLSPKLAPKGLSVVVNEGEDLELSLLIEAYPHITEHRWLTPTSPNTPTQEHKFIRYNNRYHATLQLKRLNIQEQGQYTFYAKSDLANASISFQVQMYQRPNAVVRWENVTTLTCTSFGYPAPRIIWYQCMGIRPTCNENTSGLQLAIPLQAPTVEVQREEYGAVEVESVLTVGPSSQRMTVECVAFNLVGVSRDTLAMEVSDKLFNTTLSGAAGILAIFLLLLVILLYKYKQKPRYEIRWKIIEARDGNNYTFIDPTQLPYNEKWEFPRDKLKLGKILGAGAFGKVVEATAYGLGKEDNVMRVAVKMLKACAHSDEKEALMSELKILSHLGHHKHIVNLLGACTYGGPVLVITEYCSLGDLLNFLRQKAETFVNFVMNIPDIEESSIDYKNICIQKQFIRSDSGISSVASSSYLEMRPSQLPNVEQPRVSCPETECEETGDWPLDIDDLLRFSLQVAQGLDFLAAKNCIHRDVAARNVLLTSRREAKICDFGLARDIMNDSNYVVKGNARLPVKWMAPESIFDCVYTVQSDVWSYGILLWEIFSLGQSPYPSMAVDSRFYKMVKRGYQMSQPDFAPLEMYAIMKMCWNLEPTSRPTFSKIGQMIEKLLGGHLEEEQVIYQNMQQEVTEADAYDEPKCRDGPCDQSCDHEEEEQPLMKTNNYQFC, encoded by the exons ATGATGCAGCCCCACCTCACGCTGTTGCTGGCGCTCGCGGCCTCTGCAGCTTCAG TGGAATGGAGGCGCCCCATAATCAAAGTCAATTCCAAGGTGGTGACAGGCTCTGAGGTGATGGTTAGGGCCGGGAGGCCTCTGGATCTGAGGTGTGAGGGCGACGGACCTGTAAGCTGGCAACCCAGGCTGCCCAAGCACAGGCGCTTTGTGTCCCGAGGAAGCGGGAACGTCCGCACGTTCAAGGTGGATCGCCCTTCGGCAGAATTCACTGGAACTTACAAGTGCTTCTACACTGCTGGGCCCAAATCCAGTGACTTTGCCTCCTCGTTGCATGTGTACGTGAAAG ACCCTCAGCGAGTGTTCTGGACTAGCAGCATATCTCTGCGTGTAGTGAGGAAGGAGGGTGAGGACTTCCTGCTGCCCTGTCTGCTAACAGACCCTTCGGCCACTGATCTGGGCCTCCGTATGGACAACGGCACCACTGTGCCACCGGGAATGAACTACACTGTGGACAAACACCGTGGCATCCTCATCCACAGCCTCCACCCGAGCTTCAATGCTGACTATGTCTGCACGGCTAAGATCAATGGAGTGGAAAGGACCTCCAAGGCCTTTTCCGTCAACGTCATTCAGA AGCTTCGCTTCCCTCCGTATGTCTTCTTGGAGACAGATGAATACGTCCGGATAGTTGGGGAAGAAATTAAGATTCGCTGCACGACGCACAACCCCAACTTCAACTACAATGTCACGTGGAAATATACCACCAAAACG AAGCCAACAATAGAGGAGACAGTTCGCTCCAATGGAGAGAATCGTCTGGACATCCAGAGCATCCTTACCATCTCTGCTGTGGACCTCGCAGACACAGGAAACATATCCTGCATTGGTACTAACGAAGCTGGGGTGAACAGTACAACCACATACCTGCTGGTTGTgg ACAAGCCCTACATCAGGCTGCTGCCCCAGCTCTCACCCAAACTGGCCCCCAAGGGGCTTTCTGTTGTGGTGAACGAGGGAGAAGACCTGGAGCTCAGCTTGCTGATCGAAGCCTACCCTCATATTACCGAGCACCGATGGCTGACTCCAACATCACCCAACACACCCACACAGGAGCACAAGTTCATCCGATACAACAACAG ATACCACGCGACTCTGCAGCTGAAGAGATTGAACATACAGGAGCAAGGACAATATACTTTCTATGCAAAGAGTGATTTGGCCAACGCATCCATCTCGTTTCAAGTCCAAATGTATC AGAGACCCAATGCGGTCGTTAGATGGGAAAATGTAACCACTCTGACTTGCACCTCATTCGGCTATCCCGCTCCAAGGATCATTTGGTATCAGTGCATGGGAATACGACCCAC GTGCAATGAGAACACCTCAGGCTTGCAGCTGGCCATCCCTCTCCAGGCTCCCACTGTGGAAGTCCAGAGGGAGGAGTACGGAGCTGTGGAGGTGGAGAGTGTCCTCACAGTTGGACCGTCCAGCCAGAGGATGACGGTGGAGTGCGTAGCTTTCAACCTTGTAGGCGTGAGCCGAGACACGCTTGCCATGGAGGTGTCTG ACAAGCTCTTTAACACCACCTTGAGTGGAGCTGCAGGAATTCTGGCAATCTTCCTGCTTCTGTTGGTTATTCTACTTTACAAATATAAGCag AAACCCCGCTATGAAATCCGCTGGAAGATCATAGAGGCGAGGGATGGCAACAATTACACATTTATTGACCCCACGCAGCTGCCATACAACGAGAAGTGGGAGTTTCCAAGAGACAAGCTCAAACTAG GAAAGATTTTGGGTGCGGGTGcatttggaaaagttgttgaagCAACGGCTTACGGTCTAGGAAAGGAGGACAACGTCATGCGCGTGgctgtgaaaatgttaaaag CCTGTGCCCATTCAGATGAGAAGGAGGCCTTAATGTCTGAGCTGAAGATCCTGAGCCACTTGGGGCACCACAAACACATAGTCAATCTGCTCGGGGCCTGTACTTATGGAG GACCGGTGCTTGTGATCACAGAGTACTGCAGCCTCGGCGACCTTCTGAACTTCCTGCGCCAGAAGGCGGAGACTTTCGTAAACTTCGTCATGAACATTCCCGACATCGAGGAGAGCTCGATTGattataaaaacatttgcattcaGAAGCAGTTTATCAGAAG TGACAGTGGGATCTCCAGCGTGGCGTCAAGCAGTTACCTGGAGATGAGACCCAGTCAGCTGCCAAATGTAGAGCAACCTCGAG TTTCTTGTCCAGAAACAGAGTGCGAGGAGACTGGTGACTGGCCGCTGGACATAGACGACCTGCTGAGATTCTCCCTTCAAGTCGCGCAGGGCCTTGACTTTCTTGCTGCAAAAAAT TGTATCCACAGAGACGTCGCCGCCAGGAACGTCCTCCTGACCAGCCGCAGAGAGGCAAAGATTTGTGACTTCGGCTTGGCCCGAGACATAATGAATGACTCCAACTACGTCGTGAAGGGCAAC gCCCGTCTGCCTGTGAAGTGGATGGCCCCAGAGAGCATCTTTGACTGTGTCTACACTGTGCAGAGTGACGTCTGGTCCTACGGCATCCTCTTATGGGAGATTTTCTCTTTGG gcCAGAGTCCGTATCCCAGCATGGCTGTGGACTCGAGGTTCTACAAGATGGTGAAGCGCGGCTATCAGATGTCCCAGCCCGACTTTGCTCCACTTGAAAT GTACGCCATCATGAAAATGTGCTGGAACCTGGAGCCCACAAGCCGTCCAACCTTTAGCAAAATCGGACAAATGATAGAAAAGCTACTCGGGGGCCATCTTGAGGAGGAGCAG GTAATCTACCAGAATATGCAGCAGGAGGTCACAGAGGCCGACGCGTATGACGAGCCCAAGTGTCGTGACGGCCCTTGTGACCAGTCTTGTGACCACGAAGAAGAGGAGCAGCCTCTGATGAAGACAAATAACTATCAGTTTTGTTGA